The Deinococcus puniceus genome segment GCAGGGCCAGAGCGTGACCGCGCCCGCGTGCAGAAGGCAGCGTGGACAGATCATCTAAATACAGCATCCGGCCAAACGCCAGCGTCGTCATGACCCGGTAGCCTGCCACCGCTGCGGCCTCCTCACGCCCGGACTCGAAGGCTCCGGCGAGGCGGTAGTGTTCGGGCTGGGCGGCTTGCAAGTGGGCGGCCAACGTTTCGGCAGTTGCCAAAGCAGGCGCGTGGGGCCGCAGTTCGCGCAGGGCAGGCAAGGCCAAGTGCGCCTCCGCCGCCGTGATCGAGCGAAGATGAGGAGCTGCCGCGCCGCTCTCCCCCAGTACTCCACGTTTCGAATCACTCATCGCATCACTTCCCATAGCGTTACACTACCCTTATGGTGGCCCCCACAACAGTACCGCGATTGACAAAAAAGACCAGTCCACCTGTAGCCGTGAATCTGCCTCTGGCCCTGACCCTCAATCGGGAAAGCCCGGACGCCCTGCATCTGCAACTGGCCGCCCAACTGCGGGCCGGGGTCACGTCTGGCACGCTGGCGGCGGGGGTGGTGCTGCCGGGATCGCGGGCGCTGGCGGGGGCGCTGAAGGTGACGCGGGGCGTGGTGACGCTGGCGCTGGCAGAACTGGCCGCAGAAGGCGTGCTGGACGCGGTGCCGGGGGTAGGAATGCGCGTGGCGACAGGAGCCGCCCGCCCTGTGACGCTGCCAAGCGCGGCAGCCCTGCCCGCGTGGTTCGTCATGCCGCCGCCCGCTCCAGTCGATGCCGGACAGCCGCATGGGGGCATCTCGTTCAAGCCCGGTGTGGCCGCCTCGCATCTGCTGGATGTGCGGGCGTGGCGGGCGGCGTGGCAAGCGGCAACGCGCACCGCACCCGGCGGCGATTACGGCCCGGCGGCGGGGCAGTGGCCTTTGCGGGTGGCGTTGGCGGCATTTTTGGCGCGTTCGCGGGGGCTGAACGCTGACCCGGCGCGGCTGATGGTCACGGCTGGCAGCCTCAGTGCGCTGGGCCTGATCGCGGGCCTGCTTCCGCGTGGCAGCCGCGTTTTGTTCGAGAATCCGGGCTACCGGGCCGCCCGCCAAGTCCTACTGGATTCGGGCCACACGGTGATTCCAGTTCCCGTAGATGAAAACGGCCTGATCACGGATACTCTTCCCCCGGCGCGGTTGGCGGTGGTCACGCCGTCTCATCAGTACCCGTTGGGGGTGAGGATGGGTGTCCCCCGGCGCTTGGCCTTGCTGGAGTGGGCACGGCAACACGACGCCCTGATCGTAGAAGACGACTACGACGGAGAATTCCGCTACGGTGCGCCGCCGTTGCCGCCCCTGACCGCGCTGGATGAGGGAGAAGACGGCGGGGGCCGGGTGCTGTATCTGGGCACGCTGAGCAAAGTGCTGACGCCAGCGGTTCGCACGGGGTTTTTGGTGGCTCCGGCGGCGTTGTTGCCTGCGCTGGAGCGGGCGCGGGTACTGGCCGACGCCGGACACAATACGGTGACTCAGGACGCCCTGACCCACTTCATTCTGGGCGGCCACCTTGACCGCCACGTGCGGCGGGCGCGGCGCTGGCACGGGCAGCAGCAGGCAGCGTTGGCATCGGCCTTAGCGCCTCTGACCGAAGGGGAATTGGCCCAATTGGGTGGGATAGAAGCGGGCTTACACGCCTGCCTACACCTCTCGCCGCCCCTGAATGCAGAAGCGGTAGCCGCCGCCCTCGCCCTGCGCGGAATTTTTGTGGGAACATTGCGCCCCTTCACGGTAAAAATTTCTGCTCAGCAAGCCTTGGTCTTGGGCTACGGCGGCCTGACGGTGGCGCAGATAGAAGCGGGCGCGAGAGCGATTGTGGAGGTGGTGCGGGCCGAGTCAGGTAGATTGACCTCATGATTCAGATCACAGTTGACGGGTACGGAACGGTAGAGGCCCGCGAAGGCGAACGTTTGGTGTTGGCCCTAGAGCGCGGCGGAGTGGACATTTTGCACCGCTGCGGCGGCGTGGCCCGCTGCACCACCTGCCGAGTGCAGTTCAGCGCGGGCGAACCGGAAGCCATGACGCAGGCCGAGAAAGACAAGCTGACCGAAAAGGAAATGCAGATCGGCGGCCCGGACGGCGTGCGCCTGTCTTGCCAAATCGAATGCCACCATGACATGAGCCTGACGCCTGTGCAGACCGTACAGAACAGCGGTTTGGAAGCCGGAAAAGCCCCAGCGGAAGGGCTGGAGCCGGAAGCAGTTTGGGTGTGAGGGACTAGAAAGAGTCTCGAACATTTAGGATTGCCCTATCACTCGTGTTGAGGGCAATCGCGTTGCTCACTCACCCTCTCTGCTTCGCAGCTCTGCGAGTCCCAGCCTCCCCCCTCAAGGGTGAGGAGCTAAAACCACGACACCGCCACCCCACACCGTCCCCGCCCAAGTGCGTGTGAGGCCGTCATCCGCGCAGCGGGTGGGCCAATTCCATTTCCAAGACAACTGGCAATTCCGCTTCAGATGAGCAAGAACGCCGACTTGAAACGCGACAAGATCAATCCTCCTCAGCGGAGCGCTAACTCCCCTGACCCCTTTGGGGGCGGGGGCGGGGGGGTGGGGGAGAACGTGGGAGAGATTCAACAAACCTACTAAATTTCCCCTAAAACCCCAACGCCTACCGCAGCCAGTCCTCCCCCACCTCCGCCACAGGCCGCCCCGCCAGATCATCCACCTCGTCTTTACGGGTGGCCCACGCCGGAAACGGATAATTCACCAGCAGTGGCGTCGGCACATCCGGCTGAGAAATCAGCATGGTGCCGGGTTGCAAAATGCCCGCCCGCGCCCGGAAACTCTGGGGCAAGAAGCGGTATTCGGGGCGCTCGGCTTCGGCAAGGTCTAGGCGGCCCACCACGCGAATCGCGGCGTTGGAGACGATCCGGCGCTCCACTTCGCTGGCGGTCTGCTGTGCCCCGATCAGGATGATGCCGAGGCTGCGGCCACGCTCGGCAATGTCCAGCAAAATGTCTTTGATGGGGCCGCCGCCCTCGCGTGGGGCGTACTTGTTCAACTCGTCCAGCACCACAAATACGGTGTCTTGACGCCCGTTTTTTTCCTTGTGCTCGAACAGATCACGCAGTAGGACGCCTACCACGAACATCTGGGCGGGGCCAGACAGGTTGTGAATGTCCACGACGCTCAGTTGGTACGGCCCGCGAATCAGGTTGGGGCGGAATTGTTCGGCCTGCTGGGGCGTCAGGTCGCCGCGCACGAGGGGCGTCAGGGTCTTTTGCACGCCACGCAAGCGGCGCGTGAAGGCCCGCAAGGTGCCCTGATTTTGGTTCAGCACCCAGCGTTTGTCGCCTAGGCCGTCGTTTTCCTCCAGCAGTTTGTATTCGAGGTACGAAATCAGTTGCGAGAACGTTTGGATGCGGGTTTTGCCGAGGTCATCGAAGCTGAGGCCCTCGTCGATGATCTGATCCGGTTCGGCCTGCCAGTCCTCGACGTGCAGCGCGGAGCTGTTGTCTTTTTGCGCCTGCGCCAGCTTGAACAGTTTTTCCTCGATATTGCCAATAACAAAACCCAGGTTCAGGCTACCGCCCGCGTCGCTGAACACGTAGGGCAGCATCCGGCCCAAGCAGAATTCGCGCAGGGTGAACACGAATGGCGTCACGCCCTCGGAGCGCTGATCGACGTGTGGCACGATCACGCCGCCCACCGCGCTCTCACGGGGCGGGGCCAAGAACTGCACGTCGCGGAAGGGGGTCATGGGCAGGCCCAACATGCTGTAACGGTCTTGGGCAAAGCCTTTGCCGAGGCGGGCCTTGTCTTCGCGGTCTATGACTTTGGAGTTGGGCTTGTCCAGAAACAGCAAATCCTCGCCCTTTACGTTGAAGATGATGGCCCGCCCGCCCGCTGTGCCCGCCATCTGGCCGCCACTTTTGGCCGCCACCCGATCCATCACGCCGCTCCGGAAAATGGAGTGCAGCAGGAACAGCGCGTAACTGGTTTTGGTGGCCACCCCGCTGATGCCGGAAATGTTGATGTGGCCGCCGCTTTCGCCGTTGATGAAGCGGAAGTTCAGCGGCAGGGTCTGCCCATCGGCCAGCAGGCCCGCCGGAAACGCGGCTTCTTCCATCTTGTCGGCACTGAGGGCCATGTGCAGCGCCTCGCCGCGTGCGTGGGCCACCAGATCCCCCGGCTGGGGCGGAATAAAGTCTTCGGGGCTGACACGGGTCACCAGCACGCGGGCCGCATACGACACGGCGGCGGGCAGCACTCCAGCCACCACATCGGCCACATCGGACTCGAAGGTAATGCCCTCGTGCCGCTTGCGAACGCTGTCCACGAGGCCGTAAAAGTTGACGGGCTGGCCGTCTGGTTTGTGCGTCTGCACCACCACCAAGTCGTCGAGCTGCACGCTGGAACCGGGCGTGACCGCGAACCAGAAGATCGTGGGCGTGGCGTCTTCGGTGCCCAACACCATGCCAATCGTGCGGGCGGGTTCCGCCAATCTCAGGCCACCCGTCATGCCAGAACCGCTGGGTCGAAGGTGCGGGCGATATGCGCCCGAATCCGGCGCGTGACCAGATCGGCGCTGCCCATGCTGCGGGCCATCGCCTGCTCCAGCGCGGCTGTGGGAATCAGGTTCTGGGGGGCGCGGGGGTCTTTGTGGGCGTGGCTGCCCAGCCTCAGCAGCAGGTTGCCACTCAGGTTCGCCACCTGCCGGACAATCGGGGGCAAAAAGTCGGGTTCGTCGGGCGCGTACATTTCCAGCCTCATCACGCCGCTCATGGGGTGCTGATAGAACGCGGCCTCGCACAAACGCACGTACCAGATAAAGCGTGTGACCGTTTTGTTGTTGTACTGCATGTGCAAAATCGGCGTGCGCTCCCCCGGTTTCAGCTCGGCCAGCAATGAGGCCCGGTCTGGGGGCAAGTACATGGTCTGAATGGTTTTGACACAGCCCACGACTGCGCCGTACAGGTTTTTGCCGCGCAAGGTGCCGTCCTGCACGCTCAGGGTGGTCAGCCATTCGCGGTCATCTTGTTCGTCTATGGGCACAGCGGACGCGTACCCATGCGAGAGTTCCTGTTCGTCGGCCAGCATCGCCTGTTGCAACGTGTGCAGCGCGGCCAGCGGGTCAGATGTGGTGTTCTCCAGCGGGTTATACAGCAACCTTCCCGTGTGCGGGTCGCGGGGCGAAAGCGTGCAGGGATCAAGCCGCAGCCCCGGCGCGTGCGCCAGTACCCGCTTGGCCTTCACGTCGGTCAGTTCGGCAGGCCGCGTGCCGTGTGGGCACAGACTGACCGCGCCTACCACATACGCCCCGAACCCGCCCATGCCCGCCGCGCCGTCATCGTCTTCAATAAACACGCGGGATTCCATGCGCCGCTTGCCGTCTACCACGTACACCCGCTCCAAGCGTTCGGGAATGGGCCGCGCCGCCACAGCCGCCCAGCGCGGCGTTTCTATGTCGATCAATTCACCTTCAAAGGGCGTCAGGGCCAGTTGCCCGCCCTCTATGTCTACAGGCCAAGGGTCAAGTCTAATCCGCATTGGGCGCATTGTAGAGGGGTTGTCAGTGGTGAGTGGTAAGTGGTGAGTGGAAAGGGCAACCCCCCCGTTGCTGGCGCAACGCCCCCCCTTAGAGGTGGGGACAACAGCTTTTGCGCTCCCCTCTAAGGGGAGGTGGCCCGAAGGGACGGAGGGGTTCACACGGAAGCGTCGTCTAAATCCCCCCTCAAAAAGAAGAAGGCGAGCCACCCCTATTCAGGTGCCCCGCCTTCCTCTTTTCCCACTGACTACTCACGACTAACGGTTCTTTATCCGTGATACCCGCTCAATGCCCGCAGTTGCCGCTCATCGGTCAGCGTCAGGCAGCGATAGGCGGGCGTCAACAGGCCGTCGTCGCGCATCTCGCCGATCAGTTTGCTCACGCTTTCGCGGGTGGCTCCGGTGCCCTCGGCAATCAGTTCGTGTGTGGCGCGCACAAAACGCAGGTTGTCGGGGTGCGTGCCGCCCAGGCTGGAATCGGCCAAGTTCAGCAGGTAGCGGGCAATGCGTTCGCGCAGTTCGCCGTCCTGAATGTGAACGCCGTCGTTCATCACGCGCTGGAGTTGGGTGCTGAGGCTGCGCGTGACTTCCCACAGCTCTGCGCCCGTGAGGTGCTGCAAATGAATGGGCGTGATGGTGGCGTCGGTAAGCGCCATGACCTGATGGCTACGGGGCTGGTCGTGCAAGGTTTCTTCGCCGAAAATGTCGCCGGGGCGCATGTGGCGCACGGTCAGGTTGCGGCCCTGAGGAGTCAGACGCACGGCCCGCAAGAGTCCAGTTTCGACCCGGTACAGCGTAGGGGCCTGATCTCCGGCGTAGTACAGCGTGTCGCCCCGGCGAATCGGGCGGCTACGGAGGTCGAGGGCGTTGGGCGACATGCTGCCGGTGGTGCTGACTGGGTTGGAGGGATACAGGGCCATGACGCGCTCCTTGGTGTGAGGACGGCGGGGCCGCTGGTGCGTCCAGACGGTCGGCTGCCGTGCCTTTGTACGTAGACTGTACAAGGTTTGTACAACCTTAGATAGTTCAAACTTCACACTGGCGGGGGTATCCGACACC includes the following:
- a CDS encoding GNAT family N-acetyltransferase; this encodes MSDSKRGVLGESGAAAPHLRSITAAEAHLALPALRELRPHAPALATAETLAAHLQAAQPEHYRLAGAFESGREEAAAVAGYRVMTTLAFGRMLYLDDLSTLPSARGRGHALALLRWLESEARRLDCKALHLDSGVGPHRFDAHRLYLKAGLNITCHHFEKVLT
- the pdxR gene encoding MocR-like pyridoxine biosynthesis transcription factor PdxR, with the translated sequence MVAPTTVPRLTKKTSPPVAVNLPLALTLNRESPDALHLQLAAQLRAGVTSGTLAAGVVLPGSRALAGALKVTRGVVTLALAELAAEGVLDAVPGVGMRVATGAARPVTLPSAAALPAWFVMPPPAPVDAGQPHGGISFKPGVAASHLLDVRAWRAAWQAATRTAPGGDYGPAAGQWPLRVALAAFLARSRGLNADPARLMVTAGSLSALGLIAGLLPRGSRVLFENPGYRAARQVLLDSGHTVIPVPVDENGLITDTLPPARLAVVTPSHQYPLGVRMGVPRRLALLEWARQHDALIVEDDYDGEFRYGAPPLPPLTALDEGEDGGGRVLYLGTLSKVLTPAVRTGFLVAPAALLPALERARVLADAGHNTVTQDALTHFILGGHLDRHVRRARRWHGQQQAALASALAPLTEGELAQLGGIEAGLHACLHLSPPLNAEAVAAALALRGIFVGTLRPFTVKISAQQALVLGYGGLTVAQIEAGARAIVEVVRAESGRLTS
- a CDS encoding 2Fe-2S iron-sulfur cluster-binding protein, which gives rise to MIQITVDGYGTVEAREGERLVLALERGGVDILHRCGGVARCTTCRVQFSAGEPEAMTQAEKDKLTEKEMQIGGPDGVRLSCQIECHHDMSLTPVQTVQNSGLEAGKAPAEGLEPEAVWV
- a CDS encoding ATP-binding protein — encoded protein: MTGGLRLAEPARTIGMVLGTEDATPTIFWFAVTPGSSVQLDDLVVVQTHKPDGQPVNFYGLVDSVRKRHEGITFESDVADVVAGVLPAAVSYAARVLVTRVSPEDFIPPQPGDLVAHARGEALHMALSADKMEEAAFPAGLLADGQTLPLNFRFINGESGGHINISGISGVATKTSYALFLLHSIFRSGVMDRVAAKSGGQMAGTAGGRAIIFNVKGEDLLFLDKPNSKVIDREDKARLGKGFAQDRYSMLGLPMTPFRDVQFLAPPRESAVGGVIVPHVDQRSEGVTPFVFTLREFCLGRMLPYVFSDAGGSLNLGFVIGNIEEKLFKLAQAQKDNSSALHVEDWQAEPDQIIDEGLSFDDLGKTRIQTFSQLISYLEYKLLEENDGLGDKRWVLNQNQGTLRAFTRRLRGVQKTLTPLVRGDLTPQQAEQFRPNLIRGPYQLSVVDIHNLSGPAQMFVVGVLLRDLFEHKEKNGRQDTVFVVLDELNKYAPREGGGPIKDILLDIAERGRSLGIILIGAQQTASEVERRIVSNAAIRVVGRLDLAEAERPEYRFLPQSFRARAGILQPGTMLISQPDVPTPLLVNYPFPAWATRKDEVDDLAGRPVAEVGEDWLR
- a CDS encoding nuclease, whose amino-acid sequence is MRPMRIRLDPWPVDIEGGQLALTPFEGELIDIETPRWAAVAARPIPERLERVYVVDGKRRMESRVFIEDDDGAAGMGGFGAYVVGAVSLCPHGTRPAELTDVKAKRVLAHAPGLRLDPCTLSPRDPHTGRLLYNPLENTTSDPLAALHTLQQAMLADEQELSHGYASAVPIDEQDDREWLTTLSVQDGTLRGKNLYGAVVGCVKTIQTMYLPPDRASLLAELKPGERTPILHMQYNNKTVTRFIWYVRLCEAAFYQHPMSGVMRLEMYAPDEPDFLPPIVRQVANLSGNLLLRLGSHAHKDPRAPQNLIPTAALEQAMARSMGSADLVTRRIRAHIARTFDPAVLA
- a CDS encoding Crp/Fnr family transcriptional regulator, translated to MALYPSNPVSTTGSMSPNALDLRSRPIRRGDTLYYAGDQAPTLYRVETGLLRAVRLTPQGRNLTVRHMRPGDIFGEETLHDQPRSHQVMALTDATITPIHLQHLTGAELWEVTRSLSTQLQRVMNDGVHIQDGELRERIARYLLNLADSSLGGTHPDNLRFVRATHELIAEGTGATRESVSKLIGEMRDDGLLTPAYRCLTLTDERQLRALSGYHG